Part of the Musa acuminata AAA Group cultivar baxijiao chromosome BXJ2-7, Cavendish_Baxijiao_AAA, whole genome shotgun sequence genome is shown below.
tcttcatttagcaaactatctttaaccatatctatatttAAAGTCCCCTCTCGCGttgagttacaaattgtcaccacatatattttccaactttctagtaaagagctaagaagtaataatccctgcatctcattatctatattcattttcatagcaaccaacttgtttgcaagactctaaaatagacttatatgctcaacaatgttaccaccatctttatacttaaaatttacaagccttctaaggAGAAAAATTTTATTTCCTACTGTCTTTTTCACAAATAagttttctaacctttgtcaaacaacatcgtttcatctgaaatatactaatgtaagtttatatccatccatcttctaatatatgcaatggtttttctatgttgaacttctcattcttcatcgtccatagtagaaggtttatctttaaccttgataggcttatacaaatctttgcaataaagcaaatcttccatcaaatgcctccaagtggaataatttgatgagtttaatttaatcatatcatctgactgttccatttcaatcacacaagaaaaactagcaccaaataacctattgctctgataccacttgtttggaaaaaacatgttaaaacggaatattcttttccctctttgtgtatcaaaatgggttcctcatcaaaatatcaacttgatatctaaatgtaaatatcaaccagcatagcataaacaataaagcaaataatcaatcacatagtcagaccaaatcttttaacgtgaaaaacttaATGtgagaaaaatcacgggaccgaaatccacctcaaactttcactatcaatagtaatgataataggtttacaataggtcttctatagaataactagaggatcacaataatattaagatcatcaatcttggctcaagaatagcatatctttgtAGGATACGATGGATTTCCTCATACGAGGATTTTaaatctcacaaagtggatatagtaggaaagtaccttagagagggtaaactgtagatcaataccattaggattgtagagtttgctgcaaggattttttacataaaatttgggtcaaaactgacgacgtttggccaccgattgtCAAGCATAAAactagaaaccttactttctctctcctcttttctttgcATGTCGTCGCAAGCTGCATGCTCTCCTGCACACGCGAACTGCTCTTTCTCTTGTTTGCTACCTTTAATTAATGATTTAGATTTAATAGGCCCGAAACCacgtatgggctggacccaacaactaTGCCTGAAGAGAAGAAGAACAACTTCTGGAGTCAGAAGAACAAAACTTCTGGAGTCAGCTAAAGTGGAAggaagggaggaagaggagggagggttTGAGAAGGGTTCTATTCATGTGAGTTGCTTGGCTTAATATCTCACGAGGTTACTATTAACTACGCCAAGCTTTCATGCATTGAACACTAGAAAAGAAAGAAATCGAAATATCTGTCTTCTTTCGACAGCCATCCTCGGGTTTAATGAACCACGAGACTTCTGTATTGGACTGTCTTCTCAGTAATTGCCATACCTAAGAATAATACTGCACTATACGTAGCACAGTCAACCTTCAGAAACATTCATATATCCCTCACTTGATGCCAAGGAAACCAAAAAATTTAGGTGTAGGTTATATTGAGTTCTGAGTTGGAGTAGATCAGGAGTTGCACGGAGATGCAGTGGCAAGCAACCTCTCCATGGGAACCAGCAGCATCAGTTCATGGTGTGTTGCCGAGATTCACGGAAACCCATTATAATTGCATCAAGCCATTCATGTTCTTTACCACAACCAGATATCTGCCTGCACAAATATGCTGATATTTAACGTGTGCGTACGCCTGTCTCACTTGGAATTAATCATGTTTTCTGAGCGTAAATTGCTTTCTGCAAAGAAGAAACTATGATTGCAATCaattaattatatatgtcatgTCTTCCCCTGCACTTTTTGCTGTACAAGATGTTTGACAGGAACTATTACAAGTTCTTGAAGATTAAGCAACTAAATATGGATGAGACACTATTTGTTTTCCACCCCTGTTTATGAGAGTGTCTTTGGAAGCACTTAATTCCTAATTCATTAATCTCACCTTCCCTTGTAATTAATAGAAATGTTATGTTACTTTCTATTGCTGATATATagtaattattaaacattaattttTCATGGTTTTGAGCCAAATAGCAACGTGAAATTAGCAACCTTTGATCCTCAATGCTACGTTTTTGTACCGCTAATAGTGTTGTAGAATATTAAGAGAAAAATTGGTATGAAACTACACCTCCGACCACCGTCGATCCATTATGACTTTCAGTCATTGGTATGATCATTAAGCTTACGAGGAATTATTTGCTTTGCATGTTGGGCGTATTTATACAGTTTTATCTTTTCGGAGCATGTGAGCTCTAAAAGGTACCTATGAGGGTAAAAGAGATTTGACgaacttatgagcccttggttcccatactcctcaaTCAACGTGAGATTAAATGGTCCCTTATTaaattggtgctagaaggagaccTCGATGCCTGCACCTCAACCGAGTAAACTCGCTCCTGAGCTGTGTACCTCGTTTATGAGCCCTTAGCTTTCCTACGGGAATGAGCACTGATAAGACCATTTAATCTCACATTGATTAAGGAGTATTGGAACCAAGAGCTCATAAGTCCGTCAGATCTCTCTTATCTTATGAGACGTATTTTGAAGTTCACATGCTCCGAAAgaataaaattatattgataatttatcaAGAGCCTACGAGCCCCACCAATGATTTGTCGTAGAAGTTTAGGTAAGGAAGAGCCATCAATGCTTGAGGATATAACCCATCAATGCTTTTCATATAAGTTCATCGAACTTTAACCTGATTTGATACCATGGTGCAATGGTGAAGCCTCTTCATGTATCTCTAGTAGAACATTCCTAAAAGCTTCGATCATGGCTACCATTGTGGATATGACTGTTCTTTGATACTGGAATGGTAGTGACCAAAGTGGGATAAGAAACAAATAATGAAGTGGTCTCTGCAGTTTAATGTCATGTTGGAGTAATGATTTTGATCGAAGTAGAAGCTGCAGAGTTTTCACCAGTTGTTCGAAGAGAACTACTAAACGACGAGAGATTGAAATCCTCAGACAGCAGACACTCGAGAATCCAAAGGACAATGCAATTGCAAGCattttgttctttcagattgCTAAATCAGAAAACGAAGCAATTTCGGCAGCAGAGATTGAGCGCACGTCTTCAGTTCTCATTTGGCTGCGAGCTACTTCCCGACGTCGATGATGATGGCGGTGGTGAGAAGGAGGAGTTGCTACTGCTTCGAGAAGCTGACAAAGGGAAGAAGCCATCGAGAGGCCATGGCACGCTTCTCCCATCCCCGACCGCCGCTCTGTTGCCACTACCACCTGCACTTGTAGCCTTCGGTCCATCGGCAGGCATCTGAAACCGGCAAACAGGGCAGGAACTATGGAGCTTCAGCCACGGCAAGATGCAGCCGCCATGAAACTTGTGCTTACAGGGCATCTCCGTGGCCTCTCCGCCAACTTCCAAATCCTCCAAGCAGATGGAACAGCTCGTGTTCTTCTCGATTCTCACTGTAGGCATTGCATCCACCGCCTCTTTCAGAGCCGGCGGCGTCCCGTACCGGTCTGGGTCGTTCTCCGCCAGGTGCTGCAGCAAGAGCTCCAGACCAGGGCCTTGCAGTTGGTCCGCATCGGATGATCCTTGCAGAATCAATGCCTGGGCGAAGGGATTGATGAGGATGACATGTTCCGTTCCCCTTCCGTGCTCCCTCTCGACGTCGATCCTACCCGGCTCCGATCGGTTCCCCTCCCGGAGGGCATGGAGCATCTGAAGCATGGCGGGGGTCCTCCTCCGCCTTCGGCGAAAGGCCTCGACTTCTCGGTCCGAACTCTCCCTTTCCACTTCCCTGTGGATTCTCCGGCGGCGCAGGGAGCCACCCCCGAGCATTCTCAGCAAGATCGGAGCCCATGGGGAGAGGGTTTGATCGTCCACGTCTTCTCTGCCGTCCACCTCTTCCACAAATCCACTGTCACAGTGCGGGCATTTGAGCTCCACTTCCGTGATCGGATTCACCAACCGAGAGCACATGTGGCACCAATATCTAGCAGCCATGCTCTCACCCATCTTTCCTGCCCTTCTCCTCAACGCCCCTTCCTGAATCTATAATGCCACAACAAAACAAGATGCAACGGATGGAAAAGGAAACGACAGAAGCTTACAATCTTAGCAAGATGGTAGATCGGTAAGAAAAGGAAGATCCAGAAAGATACGAAGCAGAGCCCAAGCAACTCACCAGCCAAATCTAAGTCTCCTCGCAGATATCATCCATGAAGGGAGCATCGTCTTCTCCAATTAATTCAAGTCAAGATCAAATTTTTACCACTGAAACACGCAAAAAAATGATTGTTGAAGATTATTCTGAGCCAAACAGGAGGCGAAAATGGATCAAAAACGTGCCCAAGAAGAGACGGAAGACAAGACTCATGGCATCAGAAGGATCAGTCACGCAATTGCGCCAGTGGCAAGGGAAAGTTTTGACGGAATGTTTTGGTGAGCAGAAAACACCACAAGGAAAGAAATACCCGTGGAGTTGTGGGCAGAGGCCGGAAGGATGGATTGAGCTCGGTGGTGGAGAGGGCGGAAGTCAGAGGAGAGGAGGAGCAAAACCAATGGTTCTCCTCCGTCCCGATAGATTGACTATTGACTCGTGGGCTGTCATTTCCTATTTGTGCGGTTACTATACAAATGAACTGTGAAAGCTGTTCTTCTTTTTATCTCCTCCTTGTTTTCCGACTGCAAATCTTTGTTTGCTCGGCTTTCTCTTGAATCCAGACAGCCCACCTCACctgcctcctcctccatctccatgTCCACATGTGGAGGCCATCTTATGGTCTCCGGCATCCACATCGATCTACCTGTCAACTACATATTGGTGTCATTTGACCAGAGAGCTCATTTCTCTACGAGGAACAGATAGGGGACTGAATGCTTCTCGCTCAACCACCGGGAAGCAGAGAGACAGAAGATTAGGAATACTAGTGAATCATTGTGTTGTGTTCGACAGCGCTGATAGATTTATCTTTCGTATTGATTGCATTCAATGAATTTGGGAAAATGATGAGCTCGCTCTTAATTATTGTGGCAGGTGAGCCTCAACCTTTCAAGCAGGGGGGTGTCAGTGGATGGTAGCGTTTCTGTCTGAAATCATGTCAGTTGAGATGTATTTTTCAAAACattaaatttgattaatttagtttttaactatttatttatAAAACTGTAACATTGGGGTTTGAACAATCATTGAATATAACTATAATTTATCTAACTGGAGTTACGATAACAATAATTAATAAAAACTTATAGAAAActattatgatatgattttaaattgatcagtatttttttgataattttaaagtaattaataaattttattctAAGATGATCTAAATCTTAGATTGTAATCCTGTCGTGTCCGTATCTCGAGTTAAAATTCATCAATAACATAGTTCTGTTAGTAAAAAAAAGTCAGTCATGCATAAATTGACTAATCTGCAGCCAATTGAATCCAAAAAATTCTGCTAAGCATACAACTGTTCACTAATTGCAACACGATAATTATTGGAGCCAAAGATTTCGACTTCACTAATCCATTTGAAGCACAAAAGATTAATCTCTAAATCTTCTATTATAAGGATATTATCAATGCATTCGATTAAAAATTAATgatttgaaggaaaaaaaaatggtgCGAAGGAGACCAACAAAAGAATCGATAGGGTAGGAAGTCGATAACGATGGCGCCATCACTAAGGCTCGATGGGACCCCTTCCTCTCTTCTCCTACAATACTCTCATAATTGTGCTATGTTAGGTTAGAACAAAGATTAGGCAATGATGACGATAATAGAGATCACGATAGATAAAAAAAGTTAGCAGACATTGTTGTTATATTAGTGGAATAGGGACAGGATGATTTGGAAAAAAAAGAATCTAGTCCGATTCAAGTCAAACAAATTGAttgaatacaaaaaataaaagttAAATAGAGTTACCATATAGAGGATATTTTGATTATAGTATAAAAAAAGAGATGTCCATGATTAAAATGGAGTCAACAATCATTAGCTATCCTTTTTTTTACTTTGTAAAAGATATTTTGATTATAGTATACAAAAAAACATGTCcatgattaaaatcaaatatgGGGGTATGATAAAACCTTATTATTAAATTTTTTCTAGATAAATTATCTAAGTATCAATGATTAAGTTAGTTTTGaatgatttattatatatttatatgtttttGAAACATAAGGTGTCACATCATGACCATATGCTTTTAGATATTCTCAAGTATGATAGGATCATGAGCTATAAGATTTAAGTATCTATCAAAATGACTAAAACAAATAACATAGAGTCAGAGAAGCCAACAACAATATGTCCAAAAGTATGGTTTAGAATCCCCACTGCTGAGTTGTTTCGGTAAAAAATCATAGTTAAAGATTCAGACACCAACTTTTTCGTTTAAAAAGAGTGGGTAGAAGAATGAGATATTTTGTTAGTCGGAGCATTAGGAATTCAATTATTTTGGGTTTATTTGTTTTGAATTAGGTGCCATAGGAACCTGTTGTGCATTAGGATTTATTTGTTTTATAAAATCATATATATCTCAATGTCTAGCTAGGCGAGGTATagagaaaaaacaaaaacaaaaaaaaaatctttcggtGCAAAGTAGGTATACCAAATATTCTTTAGTAGGTTTAGAGACGTTTGAGTTTTTTTTGGAGATCAAGATCTATATGATAAGATGCTGGAGGATATTTTGGGTTCGGGTTAACATAAGAATTATTATTTTTCCTTATATTTAACTATTCTTATATAATGAGAATTCTTTGTTTTTTCTATAGATGTATATACGAATTATCAAACCGTGTAAATTTTGCATTGATATTTCTAATTTAtgttttattattaatttatgaaTTTCTTGACATCGAAGAAGATATTCTAATTCCACTGGATTAGAATAGCTTTACAAAAGTTTCAGAGCGTGATGGTGGTGTGGGAATGAATGTGAATGAGAATGGAAGAGAGATCAAAGCAATCAAACCTCTTTGATATGATCCAAATGGAATATTATAATTTAGTTTCTTTATTTCGTTTTTGTGGTCTCTAAATTGTGTACATTTTCTTTGTATTTTTCGTTGATGGAGTTTCAAAAAATCTTCTAAATCTCAAAAATGTCTTTATTGATATTAAACCATTAGATAGGATCCTGAGTGGTTATGAACATAAATAAGATTGTAAACATGTACATAGGTGGGGGGTATTCATTTACTGAGGAACATAAAATATCCTCGTCTTATTTGGACCTCTTGCTTAGTTTCCTATGCTTAGAAAGACCTAACGAGGTTGAGCCAGGCTCAGGACTGGATTGTCAACATGCACTGGAGGTCACATATCTCCGATGTCGCAGGAGCCATGCACGTAAAGTGTTCCATATCAATATTGAGAACTCTCATCCATGTTAAAAGTTTCTACTACCAGTAGGTGGCCATATTTCATGGCATTCAAGGGGAGCAGCTTGGATGTCGGAAAGAATTATCAGATAATAATGTCTACTAGCAGAAGTAGGATTCTCTCATCAACAAAGCCAACAATGTCAGAAAAAAAGAATACAGAAGACATGAAAACCTGTATAAGGTAGTCAGGACGTCCCTGTTTTACTGCAATCTATTACTTGAAGGTATTCTTCTAAATGCAAAAGGCCTTGGTAACCATGCCACGAAAACATATAACAAACCGTAAATGTAGATTACTACCCGCTGTTAAGTTCCTCGGAGCAACCATGGTCACTGTCATGAAAATTCATGTCAGCACACACATTATTCATGTAAgagatatttcttctccaaagcaAGTAGAAAGAAATATGACAGCTCACCGCATGCATGCATAGACTAACACAAGAATTAAACAAACCACAAGGATGAACAAAAGAGAAGGTAGATAAGATACCTTGCTGGCGATGTTGCTGGAGAGCCAATCAAGCCCCTCGTACAACCCCTCACCAGATGTGGCACAAGTGCTTTGTATATACCTGACCGTAATAAGTGCACATAAACAGTTAGTAGCACGAGCTACCTTAATTATCCAGTCAATCATATGTGATATCTAACATTAGAATGTCGAAACTCTTTCGGAAAGACAAGGTCTAGAATTGCAAATCAATACAAAAAAATTAAGCATATAAACCAGATACAGCTTTCAGAAGCTTTTTATTCTAAGGATGTTCTGATATCCAAGTCTATTGATAATCACAAACTTTGTTGGTTAAAATGCTACTTTCTAACTAAAGATGGTCAGCACTGCATGATCAATGAACGTACATTctagacagacagacagacagacactAAGTTATGTAATCTGCATTGCATATACATACCCTCTCTGACACCATGACAACAACTTTtacatataaataatttattggcATTTCATTGATACAGATAAGAAAGGTGCTGAACAGATGCATGCAGATATACTGAAGAAACATGCCTATGGTATGTACTATGGGAGGTCATAATGGAGTTTGACACACAGGAGATAACCTGGGAATGGCAGACAAACATGACCATTAATACACAAACATTATTCATTAAAGACCGAGAGGAAAGGCAATGGAAGTGAACGAAATGAAACACAAGAAT
Proteins encoded:
- the LOC135617537 gene encoding E3 ubiquitin-protein ligase SIRP1-like — encoded protein: MGESMAARYWCHMCSRLVNPITEVELKCPHCDSGFVEEVDGREDVDDQTLSPWAPILLRMLGGGSLRRRRIHREVERESSDREVEAFRRRRRRTPAMLQMLHALREGNRSEPGRIDVEREHGRGTEHVILINPFAQALILQGSSDADQLQGPGLELLLQHLAENDPDRYGTPPALKEAVDAMPTVRIEKNTSCSICLEDLEVGGEATEMPCKHKFHGGCILPWLKLHSSCPVCRFQMPADGPKATSAGGSGNRAAVGDGRSVPWPLDGFFPLSASRSSSNSSFSPPPSSSTSGSSSQPNEN